One segment of Clostridium ljungdahlii DSM 13528 DNA contains the following:
- a CDS encoding DUF3867 domain-containing protein: MDDRIVNFDEIKNRAREKDVEKFEDYVYGLSYDMSQGKLSMGDFYKDIQEYMEKNNISQEKLFNIQKKLMERYGFNMEDVEKQMKDMGIDMPSVNKNVDYESLRKTVSFQEKYKQGIGSALVTTYSINNSLNSLSILISEEKLTLKSEKDIDLQDPELNEFLCSYKKVIKDKKLKISLCSNVKEFEY, from the coding sequence ATGGATGATAGAATTGTAAACTTCGATGAAATTAAAAATAGAGCTAGGGAAAAAGATGTAGAGAAATTTGAAGATTATGTATATGGACTTTCCTATGATATGTCTCAGGGAAAATTATCAATGGGAGATTTTTATAAAGACATTCAAGAATATATGGAAAAAAATAATATATCACAAGAAAAGCTGTTTAACATTCAAAAAAAACTTATGGAAAGATACGGCTTTAATATGGAAGATGTAGAAAAGCAGATGAAAGACATGGGAATTGATATGCCTTCTGTAAATAAAAATGTTGACTATGAATCTTTGAGAAAAACAGTATCATTTCAGGAGAAATATAAGCAAGGTATAGGCAGTGCCTTAGTAACCACTTATAGTATAAATAATTCCTTGAATAGCCTTAGTATACTTATAAGTGAAGAAAAACTTACTTTAAAAAGTGAAAAAGATATAGACTTGCAAGATCCCGAGTTAAATGAATTTTTGTGTTCCTATAAAAAAGTAATAAAAGATAAAAAACTTAAAATATCATTGTGCTCAAATGTTAAAGAATTTGAATACTAA
- a CDS encoding homoserine dehydrogenase, which produces MKKVRIALMGLGNVGAGVWTILNSNKKEIMKRSGYEVEVAKILVRDRNKQRDVEVPDEIVTTDFNDILEDDSIKIVVEVMGGINPAREYMLKCMDRKKQIVTANKMLLATGGDELFEKADSKGVMFNYEASVAGGIPIINGIDESLTANKIEELYGIVNGTTNYILTKMQLEKLDFDVALKQAQDMGYAEADPTSDIEGFDAQYKLAILSSLAFGTKINVDNVYREGITKIKSIDIRYAKKFNMVIKLLAIAKENEGKLELKVHPTMIPESHPLANVYDSFNAIFIKGNAVGDLMFYGRGAGSLPTGSAVVSDIIAILRSNVDIENFNSVVKNNLWHRKIKDIKDCASKFYIRLSVMDQSGVLGEITTILGKHNVSLRSVMQKGREESKDKVTIVLITHKIEEAEINSAIEEIINLKSVMQIDNIIRIEDFK; this is translated from the coding sequence ATGAAAAAGGTTAGAATAGCATTAATGGGTCTTGGAAATGTTGGCGCAGGAGTTTGGACAATATTGAATTCTAATAAAAAGGAAATAATGAAAAGATCAGGATATGAAGTAGAGGTAGCAAAAATTCTTGTAAGAGATAGAAACAAACAGAGAGATGTGGAAGTTCCAGATGAAATTGTAACTACGGATTTTAATGACATATTGGAAGATGACTCTATTAAAATTGTAGTTGAAGTTATGGGTGGTATAAACCCTGCAAGAGAATATATGCTCAAATGTATGGATAGAAAAAAGCAGATAGTAACTGCAAATAAAATGCTGCTTGCAACTGGTGGAGACGAACTTTTTGAAAAAGCGGACAGCAAAGGAGTAATGTTCAACTATGAGGCAAGTGTGGCTGGAGGAATTCCAATAATAAATGGAATAGATGAAAGTTTAACTGCCAATAAAATTGAAGAACTATATGGTATAGTAAACGGAACTACGAACTATATTTTAACTAAAATGCAGCTGGAAAAATTGGATTTTGATGTGGCTTTAAAACAGGCACAGGATATGGGATATGCTGAAGCTGACCCTACGTCGGATATTGAGGGATTTGATGCCCAATATAAATTAGCAATACTTTCATCACTAGCCTTTGGAACAAAAATTAATGTAGATAATGTGTATAGAGAGGGTATTACAAAAATTAAATCTATAGATATAAGATATGCTAAAAAATTTAACATGGTAATAAAGCTCCTTGCTATTGCAAAAGAAAATGAAGGTAAGCTTGAACTAAAAGTACATCCAACCATGATTCCAGAATCACACCCGCTTGCTAACGTATATGATTCTTTTAATGCAATATTTATAAAGGGTAATGCAGTGGGAGATCTAATGTTTTATGGAAGAGGTGCGGGAAGTTTACCAACAGGTAGTGCTGTAGTAAGTGATATTATTGCTATATTGAGAAGCAATGTGGATATAGAAAATTTCAATTCTGTAGTGAAAAATAATCTATGGCATAGAAAAATAAAAGATATAAAAGATTGTGCAAGCAAATTTTATATTAGGCTTTCTGTAATGGATCAGTCAGGAGTACTTGGAGAAATAACCACAATTTTAGGAAAACATAATGTAAGTCTTCGCTCAGTAATGCAAAAAGGCAGGGAAGAGTCAAAAGATAAAGTAACTATAGTATTAATTACTCATAAGATAGAAGAAGCAGAGATTAATTCTGCTATTGAAGAAATTATTAATTTGAAATCTGTAATGCAAATAGACAATATTATAAGAATTGAAGATTTTAAATAA
- a CDS encoding Ig-like domain-containing protein — MKKVIKRAALILSFVMICCISYSSSSVSAADFKDMGTKTISDVNKVWTVKFGEPVDINSLNSNIKLQDITNGSTVSVSVSAGTDENSAKINPPSGGYKLSHNYKLTIDKNIKSKKGKHLSQPVVLNFSLVSNSSSNTGGNSSSNSGGSSSNNSGGSSSNNNSYTASANVEVSPSVPLRKITVSTNLPNVTKYKIEENNNFFAINSSTITFVSKNTLQVYLYDNNSKLLGTSTLDVSSTKNNIIMNITLAN, encoded by the coding sequence TTGAAAAAAGTTATTAAAAGGGCTGCCTTAATTTTATCATTTGTAATGATTTGTTGTATTTCATATAGTTCCTCAAGTGTTTCAGCAGCAGATTTTAAAGATATGGGAACTAAAACTATAAGTGACGTAAACAAAGTATGGACAGTAAAATTTGGAGAACCAGTAGATATTAATTCTTTAAATAGTAATATAAAGCTTCAAGATATTACAAATGGTAGTACTGTTAGTGTAAGTGTTTCAGCAGGTACTGATGAAAATTCAGCAAAGATTAATCCACCTTCTGGAGGATATAAGTTATCACATAATTATAAATTAACTATAGACAAAAACATTAAATCTAAAAAAGGAAAGCATTTATCACAACCTGTTGTACTAAATTTTAGTTTAGTTTCCAATAGTAGTAGTAATACTGGCGGCAACAGTAGTAGTAATAGTGGTGGCAGCAGCAGTAATAATAGTGGTGGCAGCAGTAGTAACAATAATAGTTATACTGCTTCAGCAAATGTGGAGGTATCTCCATCGGTTCCATTGAGGAAAATAACGGTATCTACAAATTTACCAAATGTTACAAAGTATAAGATAGAAGAAAATAATAATTTTTTTGCTATAAATAGTAGTACTATTACATTCGTATCGAAAAATACATTACAAGTATACTTATATGATAATAATAGTAAGTTGCTTGGAACATCTACACTAGATGTAAGTTCTACAAAAAATAATATAATTATGAATATAACTCTGGCAAATTAG
- a CDS encoding YopX family protein yields the protein MRKFKFKIWDKEKKCFYISENPYPEESYKVKDRFISLECTGLKDKNDKEIFEGDIISINNEKSSIKLPVKFGRYSFEKFIGECGEITDATELYGFYVENEYLYIQMLKENVIVTGNIFGI from the coding sequence ATGAGAAAATTTAAGTTTAAAATATGGGATAAAGAAAAAAAGTGTTTTTATATAAGTGAAAATCCCTATCCAGAAGAAAGTTACAAAGTAAAAGATAGGTTTATATCTCTTGAGTGTACAGGTTTAAAAGATAAAAATGATAAAGAAATTTTTGAGGGAGATATAATATCCATAAATAATGAAAAAAGTTCTATTAAGTTGCCTGTGAAATTTGGAAGGTATTCTTTTGAGAAATTTATAGGTGAATGTGGAGAAATTACTGATGCAACTGAACTCTATGGTTTTTATGTAGAAAATGAGTATTTATACATTCAAATGTTGAAAGAGAATGTAATAGTTACAGGAAATATATTTGGTATATAA
- a CDS encoding DUF441 domain-containing protein encodes MESTIILVIILAAAVLGKANSVALAACILLFLKLLNIDKYVFPTLQENGIFWGVVILVASILIPIANGSVKYISIRNVFTSWLGIFALLISLFTTYLSGLGMQYLTVQGHTEVMPALILGAVIAAAFLGGVPVGPMITSGMIALGLKFFHKIGL; translated from the coding sequence ATGGAATCAACTATAATTTTAGTCATAATTTTGGCAGCTGCCGTTCTTGGAAAAGCAAATTCCGTAGCTTTAGCTGCCTGTATACTTCTATTTCTAAAGCTTCTTAATATAGACAAATATGTATTTCCAACTTTACAGGAAAACGGGATATTTTGGGGAGTAGTAATACTAGTAGCTTCAATTTTAATTCCAATTGCAAACGGAAGTGTGAAATATATAAGTATTAGAAATGTATTTACCTCATGGCTTGGGATATTTGCCTTGCTCATATCCCTTTTTACAACTTATTTAAGTGGTCTTGGCATGCAGTATTTAACTGTACAAGGTCATACTGAAGTAATGCCAGCATTAATTTTGGGAGCAGTAATTGCTGCTGCTTTTTTAGGCGGTGTTCCCGTAGGTCCCATGATAACATCTGGAATGATTGCTTTGGGATTGAAGTTTTTTCACAAAATAGGACTTTAA
- a CDS encoding DUF5050 domain-containing protein, with product MKKTRLLVMTAAIVLGIGTSVYAKLPPNSIVVGNNVYDISYFTNDASGTNTAKVNDQLANNLGKLYYVDSTGVAKDIFTEATVDDSQIVSKVGNTLTYYPGNGTTEKIVTDANNNFLDPNTITGGYVIAHITYKQLLSEGLNLFTCQLSQLSGVSGAAYFQVGSSPMTPLTDVATYMGQLSNGAGNMVHLYASDGATELANGYLNIVTNGASSGDKNLTVNLTLTGNSTDVDSSTQGNKAYNIVNNGFVTIDKSGKWIYYSNTGDSGKLYKRSATGTDDMLISNDSAKYINVVGDWVYYSNYNDGGKIYKVKIDGTQRQKISDDMASCVSVVGDSIYYINHSDNDRIYVQDSTGKKMVLSDQAKYLSVTGNFLFYVNAGDSNTLYSYDLRNSRKAKISTINTKFINACNDYLVFYTGYDGVLYRSTNAQGQIPVPMSVTTNVQTSAKASSYKALTDKPTIICATDDNNIYYISYVDGNKIYKLDNTGNGYRVVNDSADYINIINDSLYYMKSGKISVAPKDGDGTQRGVSITKPRLNSRVVSVKPMQTYTTDDITKFNFPETVSCIMSDGSEQTLVVSWDKTIPKASKGIYTFKGTILGYGTSVTMNVALDSGTINANNVTIVNNVGSKDTISITGLTTGDVVNVYNSSTDTKPLKSAVVDASGKVNMTGLNLSTDGGSVYISLTKTGRQEGNKVGVQYQAEAPAGFTVDAANQNITGLQSNKLYKVYIQDENADGTVPVLPTSYDISAQADGNGVLKVPTMISKIDGNKDGKQMLRVVAAGNVDSAPSSPIEIKRATVPNYVDINLSLGRISGTDTGMVFTYDDLKTNSNPTWYPCQSGSTSISMTRSLQVSVKELGSGPVLESKPVSYGLFQKPVINGITDGGTYTTKQDKSTGESLFPTVTWNDDSIIDVDNSTKYCAVLTKDGNPISGHGSKTYSMNAGVVDTTGTTYTSIKDGSDLESVINSNGDGSYALTVVGTKTVSGMNPSSATNVTTVKFTVNSAVPATVDIRFAETAGTEKWNDPIDHTKGISAVTPADIPTLYQATPNWTDLAGTIDTAVIQRLDTAPADDSSWNLAAKVAFQRTVISQDGYYKLTVTSTSTENGATNVSTKVFRVDTQDKATSPSVVGVSDGGIYDTVINGITITDTLANTTKATIMRDGYKTDYIVDPTSHKGGSLTVNGNYVLTLDTTNNINGATTEKTISFKIDDAESNPTQPAPAAPTNIGFTFNNDGTAQFTGVDTSEEYSVNNGQSWTPVTSQGIQLITSTNDLNLLSKATTTNVEVRYRANGSTPASEPQVISLAPSPAAPSAKFEFSYDANHNLIGELKNSDGTAISNPPSYEYSIDGGLNWNSVDNNGAFKSEDVNTINTTNGVQVRTKASGQTKASNVEKISVTQAAAPNVTSTQVTGGVKLTSLSTGLEYRVNVGSTKGTTWNDFTSGSIIPVTQSGSIDVRSKATGTAMPGNIANIPVQLSAAPAIKTAAVAPKLNDNYSTAVTGKNLEINTKVIALTNTLQLNGSTTAITLLQLENALQKDIDNSIGSGVIKVGDDGTGKLTITTVATGASAKIDFTGTSVGTGSISTELGFTDITAVTGAN from the coding sequence ATGAAGAAAACTAGGCTATTGGTAATGACAGCAGCAATTGTACTTGGAATAGGTACTAGTGTTTACGCTAAGTTGCCACCTAATTCCATAGTAGTAGGAAATAATGTTTATGATATAAGTTATTTTACAAATGATGCTAGTGGTACTAATACTGCTAAGGTAAATGATCAGCTAGCAAACAATTTAGGTAAATTATACTATGTAGATTCTACAGGTGTAGCAAAGGATATATTTACAGAAGCAACTGTAGATGATAGTCAGATAGTATCTAAAGTTGGTAACACTTTAACATATTATCCTGGAAATGGAACTACGGAAAAAATTGTTACTGATGCAAATAATAATTTTTTAGATCCTAATACGATTACTGGTGGGTATGTAATAGCTCATATTACTTATAAACAGCTACTATCAGAAGGATTAAATTTATTTACTTGTCAGCTTAGTCAATTATCAGGTGTAAGTGGAGCAGCTTATTTCCAGGTAGGAAGCAGTCCAATGACTCCTTTAACAGATGTAGCTACTTATATGGGACAACTTTCTAATGGAGCTGGTAATATGGTACATTTATATGCTAGTGATGGTGCTACAGAATTAGCAAATGGATATTTGAATATAGTTACAAATGGGGCTTCATCAGGAGATAAGAACTTAACAGTTAATTTGACGTTAACTGGAAACTCAACAGATGTAGATAGTTCTACTCAGGGAAATAAAGCTTATAATATAGTTAATAATGGATTTGTTACAATTGATAAAAGTGGAAAATGGATTTACTACAGTAACACAGGAGATAGTGGTAAACTTTATAAAAGAAGTGCAACAGGTACAGATGATATGCTCATTAGTAATGACAGTGCAAAATATATTAATGTAGTAGGAGATTGGGTATACTATAGCAATTATAACGATGGTGGAAAGATATATAAGGTTAAAATAGATGGAACTCAAAGACAGAAGATTTCTGATGATATGGCATCTTGTGTAAGTGTAGTAGGAGATTCCATATATTATATAAATCATAGTGACAATGATAGAATATATGTACAGGATTCTACAGGTAAAAAAATGGTTTTAAGTGACCAAGCCAAATATTTAAGTGTTACAGGAAACTTTTTGTTCTATGTTAATGCAGGAGATTCAAATACGTTATATAGCTATGATTTAAGAAATAGTAGAAAAGCAAAGATAAGTACTATAAATACAAAATTTATTAATGCTTGTAATGATTATCTGGTTTTCTATACGGGCTATGATGGAGTGTTATATAGATCTACAAATGCACAAGGACAAATTCCAGTACCTATGAGTGTAACTACAAATGTACAAACATCTGCAAAAGCCAGTTCCTATAAAGCATTAACAGACAAACCTACAATTATATGTGCTACCGATGATAATAATATTTATTACATAAGTTATGTAGATGGCAATAAAATATATAAGTTAGATAACACAGGAAATGGATATAGAGTTGTAAATGATTCAGCAGATTATATAAATATAATAAATGATAGTCTATATTATATGAAATCAGGGAAAATCTCAGTTGCACCTAAAGATGGAGATGGCACTCAAAGGGGTGTTTCAATAACAAAACCTAGATTAAATAGCAGGGTAGTAAGTGTTAAACCTATGCAAACATATACTACAGACGATATAACAAAATTTAATTTTCCAGAAACTGTTTCTTGCATAATGAGTGACGGAAGTGAACAGACATTAGTAGTTTCATGGGATAAAACTATACCAAAGGCATCAAAAGGTATATATACATTTAAGGGTACAATACTTGGATATGGAACATCTGTTACCATGAATGTAGCATTAGATTCTGGAACTATTAATGCTAATAATGTAACAATTGTAAACAATGTAGGAAGTAAAGACACTATAAGTATTACTGGATTGACTACTGGTGATGTGGTAAATGTTTATAATAGTAGCACTGATACAAAACCATTAAAATCAGCTGTTGTAGATGCAAGTGGAAAAGTAAATATGACAGGCTTAAATCTTTCTACTGATGGTGGAAGTGTATATATTAGTTTAACTAAAACAGGTAGACAAGAAGGTAACAAAGTAGGAGTTCAGTATCAGGCAGAGGCACCAGCTGGATTTACAGTAGATGCGGCTAATCAAAATATAACCGGGTTACAGTCTAATAAGTTGTATAAGGTTTATATACAAGATGAAAACGCAGATGGAACAGTACCAGTTCTTCCTACAAGTTATGATATTTCTGCACAAGCAGATGGTAATGGAGTTCTAAAGGTTCCTACTATGATATCTAAGATAGATGGTAATAAAGATGGAAAGCAAATGCTTAGAGTAGTTGCTGCAGGTAATGTAGACAGTGCTCCTTCATCACCAATTGAAATAAAAAGAGCGACAGTACCTAATTATGTAGACATTAATCTAAGTCTTGGAAGAATAAGTGGAACTGATACAGGAATGGTATTTACCTATGATGATTTAAAAACTAACTCAAATCCAACTTGGTATCCATGTCAATCAGGATCTACGTCAATTTCTATGACTAGATCACTGCAGGTATCAGTTAAAGAATTGGGTAGTGGTCCAGTACTTGAAAGTAAACCTGTATCTTATGGATTATTCCAGAAACCTGTTATAAATGGAATAACAGATGGAGGAACATATACTACTAAGCAAGATAAATCTACGGGTGAATCATTATTCCCAACTGTAACTTGGAATGATGATAGCATTATTGATGTAGATAATAGTACAAAATATTGTGCAGTATTAACTAAGGATGGAAATCCTATTTCAGGACATGGTTCAAAAACATATTCTATGAATGCTGGAGTTGTTGATACAACAGGAACAACTTATACATCTATAAAGGATGGCAGTGATTTGGAGAGTGTAATAAATAGTAATGGTGATGGAAGTTATGCACTTACGGTTGTAGGAACAAAGACTGTATCAGGTATGAATCCATCTAGTGCAACAAATGTTACTACTGTTAAATTTACAGTAAATTCAGCAGTACCTGCAACGGTAGATATAAGATTTGCTGAAACAGCAGGAACAGAGAAGTGGAATGATCCTATTGATCATACTAAGGGTATAAGTGCTGTTACGCCAGCTGATATACCAACTCTTTATCAGGCAACACCAAATTGGACGGATTTAGCAGGAACTATTGATACAGCAGTAATACAGAGATTAGATACTGCTCCTGCTGACGATTCAAGTTGGAATTTAGCAGCTAAGGTAGCTTTTCAAAGAACTGTTATAAGTCAGGATGGATATTATAAGTTAACAGTTACATCTACAAGCACAGAAAATGGAGCAACAAATGTTTCTACAAAAGTATTTAGGGTTGATACGCAAGATAAAGCTACATCACCGTCAGTTGTAGGAGTATCAGATGGTGGAATTTATGATACAGTTATCAATGGAATTACAATAACAGATACACTAGCTAATACTACAAAAGCTACAATAATGAGAGACGGATATAAAACTGATTATATAGTAGATCCAACAAGTCATAAGGGTGGATCATTAACAGTAAATGGAAATTACGTGTTGACACTAGATACAACAAATAACATAAATGGTGCTACGACAGAAAAAACTATTAGCTTTAAAATTGATGATGCAGAGAGTAATCCAACTCAACCAGCACCAGCAGCACCAACAAATATAGGATTTACATTTAATAATGATGGTACTGCACAATTTACAGGAGTAGATACTAGTGAAGAGTACAGCGTAAATAATGGACAATCATGGACGCCTGTTACATCACAAGGAATTCAGTTAATTACTTCAACAAATGATTTGAATTTATTAAGTAAGGCTACTACTACTAATGTGGAAGTAAGGTATAGAGCAAATGGAAGCACACCAGCTTCAGAACCACAGGTTATTTCTTTGGCTCCTTCACCTGCAGCACCATCTGCAAAATTTGAATTTAGCTATGATGCAAATCATAATTTAATAGGTGAATTAAAAAATTCAGATGGGACAGCTATTTCTAATCCTCCAAGTTATGAGTATAGTATAGATGGCGGATTAAATTGGAATAGTGTAGACAATAACGGAGCTTTCAAATCAGAAGATGTCAACACAATAAATACAACTAATGGAGTACAAGTTAGAACTAAGGCGAGTGGTCAAACTAAAGCTTCTAATGTTGAAAAGATATCGGTAACTCAAGCAGCAGCACCTAATGTAACTTCAACTCAAGTAACAGGAGGAGTTAAATTAACTAGTCTTTCTACAGGACTTGAATATAGGGTAAATGTTGGCAGCACAAAAGGAACAACATGGAATGATTTTACTTCAGGTAGTATTATTCCAGTTACGCAGTCAGGTTCTATAGATGTAAGAAGTAAAGCTACAGGAACTGCAATGCCTGGTAATATAGCAAATATACCAGTTCAATTATCAGCAGCACCAGCAATTAAGACTGCAGCAGTAGCACCTAAATTAAATGATAACTATTCAACAGCAGTAACTGGAAAAAATTTAGAAATAAATACTAAGGTTATTGCATTAACTAATACTTTACAATTAAATGGTAGTACTACTGCAATAACATTACTTCAGTTAGAGAATGCATTACAAAAAGACATAGATAACTCTATTGGAAGCGGTGTTATTAAAGTGGGTGATGATGGAACAGGAAAGCTAACTATTACTACGGTAGCAACAGGAGCTTCAGCTAAGATAGACTTTACAGGAACATCAGTTGGAACCGGATCAATTAGTACTGAATTAGGATTTACAGATATAACAGCTGTTACAGGAGCAAATTAA